From a single Streptomyces sp. 1331.2 genomic region:
- a CDS encoding phosphoribosyltransferase translates to MTDVREKLDYQTFGRAVRELAQTIADSGYEPDIILSIARGGVFVAGGLAYALDCKNVHLVNVEFYTGVGTTLEMPVMLAPVPQAVDFTSKKVLIADDVADTGKTLKLVHDFCLDHVAEVRSAVIYEKSHSLVRCEYVWKRTDDWIEFPWSTDGPVVRRAGQVLDA, encoded by the coding sequence GTGACCGACGTGCGCGAGAAACTCGACTACCAGACCTTCGGCCGGGCGGTGCGCGAACTCGCGCAGACGATCGCCGACAGCGGGTACGAACCCGACATCATCCTGAGCATTGCCCGCGGCGGCGTGTTCGTGGCGGGCGGCCTGGCGTACGCGCTGGACTGCAAGAACGTCCACCTGGTGAACGTCGAGTTCTACACGGGCGTGGGCACCACCCTGGAAATGCCCGTCATGCTGGCGCCCGTCCCCCAGGCCGTCGACTTCACCAGCAAGAAGGTCCTGATCGCCGACGACGTCGCCGACACGGGCAAGACCCTGAAGCTGGTGCATGACTTCTGCCTCGACCACGTCGCCGAGGTGCGGTCCGCCGTCATCTACGAGAAGTCGCACTCCCTCGTCCGGTGCGAGTACGTGTGGAAGAGGACGGACGACTGGATCGAGTTCCCGTGGTCGACGGACGGACCGGTCGTCAGGCGCGCCGGCCAGGTGCTCGACGCCTGA
- the gndA gene encoding NADP-dependent phosphogluconate dehydrogenase: MTEQPTTEQATTEQAQARIGVTGLAVMGRNLARNFARHGHRVAVHNRTWARTAALLEEFGHEGDFVAAETTEAFVAALQRPRLIVIMVKAGAPTDAVIDELVPLLDAGDVVVDGGNAHFPDTRRREAALRERGLHFVGSGISGGEQGALEGPSIMPGGTPEAYRLLGPLLEDIAAKVDGRPCCTHVGPDGAGHFVKMVHNGIEYADMQLIAEAYDLLRHGGGLQPAAIAEVFREWNGGRLESYLIEITAEILAHTDAATGKPFVDIVLDQAEQKGTGRWTVQSALDLGVPVSGIAEAVFARALSGSVPLRRAGRDLPGPTETWLDSAAADRFAADVEQALYASKMVAYAQGFNQIQAGSAEYSWDIDPGAMATIWRGGCIIRARFLDRIRAAYEADRERPTLLTDAHFQEALGSAQSAWRRVVSAAVQLGVPAPGFATALAYYDGLRAGRLPAALVQGQRDFFGAHTYHRVDRDGTFHTRWEVADRPEEQR; encoded by the coding sequence ATGACCGAACAGCCCACGACCGAACAGGCCACGACCGAACAGGCACAGGCCCGGATCGGGGTCACCGGCCTGGCCGTGATGGGCCGCAACCTGGCCAGGAACTTCGCCCGCCACGGGCACCGCGTGGCCGTGCACAACCGCACGTGGGCGCGGACCGCGGCGCTGTTGGAGGAGTTCGGACACGAGGGTGACTTCGTGGCCGCCGAGACCACGGAGGCGTTCGTCGCGGCCCTGCAGCGTCCCCGGCTGATCGTGATCATGGTCAAGGCCGGAGCGCCGACCGACGCGGTCATCGACGAGCTGGTGCCGCTGCTCGACGCGGGCGATGTGGTGGTGGACGGAGGAAACGCGCACTTCCCCGACACCAGGAGGCGCGAGGCCGCCCTGCGGGAACGCGGGCTGCACTTCGTGGGCAGCGGGATCTCCGGCGGTGAGCAGGGCGCACTGGAGGGCCCGAGCATCATGCCCGGCGGCACGCCGGAGGCCTACCGCCTCCTGGGGCCGCTGCTGGAGGACATCGCGGCCAAGGTCGACGGCCGGCCCTGCTGCACCCACGTGGGCCCGGATGGCGCCGGCCACTTCGTCAAGATGGTCCACAACGGGATCGAGTACGCCGACATGCAGCTCATCGCCGAGGCGTACGACCTGCTGCGGCACGGCGGCGGGCTGCAGCCCGCCGCGATCGCCGAGGTCTTCCGGGAGTGGAACGGCGGACGACTGGAGTCCTACCTCATCGAGATCACCGCCGAGATCCTCGCCCACACCGACGCGGCGACCGGCAAGCCCTTCGTCGACATCGTGCTGGACCAGGCCGAGCAGAAGGGCACCGGCCGCTGGACGGTCCAGAGCGCGCTGGACCTCGGCGTGCCCGTGAGCGGGATCGCCGAGGCGGTCTTCGCCCGCGCCCTGTCCGGCAGCGTGCCGCTGCGGCGGGCCGGCCGGGACCTGCCCGGCCCCACCGAGACCTGGTTGGACAGCGCGGCGGCGGACCGGTTCGCGGCGGACGTCGAACAGGCCCTGTACGCCTCCAAGATGGTGGCCTACGCGCAGGGCTTCAACCAGATCCAGGCCGGCAGCGCGGAGTACTCCTGGGACATCGACCCCGGTGCGATGGCCACGATCTGGCGCGGTGGCTGCATCATCAGGGCCCGCTTCCTGGACCGGATCAGGGCAGCGTACGAGGCGGACCGGGAGCGCCCCACGCTGCTGACCGACGCGCACTTCCAGGAGGCGCTCGGCTCCGCGCAGTCGGCCTGGCGGCGGGTCGTCTCGGCTGCGGTCCAACTGGGGGTGCCCGCCCCCGGCTTCGCCACCGCGCTCGCCTACTACGACGGCCTGCGGGCGGGGCGCCTGCCGGCCGCGCTGGTCCAGGGCCAGCGGGACTTCTTCGGCGCACACACGTACCACCGCGTCGACCGGGACGGGACCTTCCACACCCGCTGGGAGGTCGCGGACCGTCCGGAGGAGCAGCGCTGA
- a CDS encoding co-chaperone GroES yields the protein MPDFRPKDDHLIVKPIGGAAPQDPDRWKGEVVAVGPGRTLGSGKPHPVDVKVGERILFNLRAGSPFEADGEQYVELPEDEVLALSAE from the coding sequence ATGCCCGACTTCCGCCCGAAGGACGACCACCTGATCGTCAAGCCGATCGGCGGGGCGGCCCCGCAGGACCCGGACCGGTGGAAGGGCGAGGTGGTGGCGGTGGGGCCCGGCCGGACCCTGGGGAGCGGCAAGCCGCACCCGGTGGACGTCAAGGTCGGCGAGCGGATCCTCTTCAACCTGCGCGCCGGGTCGCCGTTCGAGGCGGACGGGGAGCAGTACGTCGAGCTCCCCGAGGACGAGGTCCTCGCACTCTCCGCGGAGTAG
- a CDS encoding inositol monophosphatase family protein, with amino-acid sequence MDKVAEILAEASAEAVEPRFRALAAGEVMEKAPGEVVTIADREAEAIIARRLRELLPVPVVGEEAVAADPSLAQALHDEPAVWLVDPVDGTSNFVAGRPDYAVMCSLVRSGRTVASWIRQPATGTAYRAELGAGAWRDGERLTRPPAPADPAKLTGVLKSRFLDPDQRRLLEANCSAFGEISPGRSAAGIEYPDVTEGRFDFIFYWRTLPWDHAPGSLLLTEAGGVAARMDGAPYRPEAPGCEDGLLVAADPHTWELTRDILLGT; translated from the coding sequence ATGGACAAGGTGGCGGAGATACTCGCCGAGGCGTCGGCCGAGGCGGTGGAGCCGCGCTTCCGTGCGCTGGCCGCCGGCGAGGTGATGGAGAAGGCACCCGGCGAGGTCGTGACGATCGCCGACCGCGAGGCCGAGGCGATCATCGCACGCCGCCTGCGCGAGCTGCTCCCCGTCCCCGTGGTCGGCGAGGAGGCGGTAGCCGCCGACCCGTCGCTCGCCCAGGCCCTGCACGACGAGCCCGCCGTCTGGCTGGTCGACCCGGTGGACGGCACCTCCAACTTCGTCGCCGGCCGCCCCGACTACGCCGTGATGTGCTCCCTTGTCCGCTCCGGCCGAACCGTCGCCTCCTGGATCCGGCAGCCCGCCACCGGCACCGCCTACCGCGCCGAACTGGGCGCCGGCGCCTGGCGCGACGGCGAGCGCCTGACCCGCCCGCCGGCACCGGCCGACCCCGCCAAGCTGACCGGTGTCCTGAAGAGCCGTTTCCTCGACCCGGACCAGCGCCGACTCCTGGAAGCCAACTGCTCGGCCTTCGGCGAGATCTCCCCCGGCCGCAGCGCCGCCGGGATCGAGTACCCCGATGTGACCGAGGGCCGGTTCGACTTCATCTTCTACTGGCGCACCCTCCCCTGGGACCACGCCCCCGGCTCCCTGCTGCTCACCGAGGCCGGCGGTGTCGCCGCCCGCATGGACGGCGCCCCCTACCGCCCCGAGGCCCCCGGCTGCGAGGACGGCCTCCTGGTCGCCGCCGACCCGCACACCTGGGAACTCACCCGCGACATCCTCCTCGGCACCTGA
- a CDS encoding cytochrome P450 has translation MTDYMTDKLTTDLTFPFSRRGDVLPEEADRLREQQPIAPVRTMTGDPAWLVSSYELAKQVLEDERFSLKDTANPGVPRQYALTIPPEVVNNMGNINSAGLRNAVMKTLSPRADKELDGWLQAEAHRLIDALEAQGAPGELRGGFTEPYSAALHCRLLGIPSDDWRRLMSGIDVAFLTSPVPFEGATPNWYKDLGYMLGKLNADPEPADGLFGRFAELRRSPDVSDRVSDELLATVALSLFGAGAVSTSAFLLCAVIYLCEQPELAERLRQEPKLVGRAVDEVLRVNLSIGDALPRLALADVRVGDVLVKKGELVLVLVEGANYDPAVFPDPKRIDFDRPENPHLAFGAGRHFCPASALGRTHAEIAVTALVERLPELRLAVPVEQLAWRPGFIKRLPERLPVVW, from the coding sequence ATGACGGACTACATGACGGACAAGCTCACGACCGACTTGACCTTCCCGTTCTCCAGGCGGGGCGACGTGCTCCCCGAGGAGGCCGACCGACTGCGCGAGCAGCAACCGATCGCACCGGTCCGCACCATGACCGGCGACCCCGCCTGGCTGGTGAGCAGCTACGAGCTCGCCAAACAGGTACTGGAGGACGAGCGGTTCAGCCTCAAGGACACCGCCAACCCCGGCGTCCCGCGCCAGTACGCGCTGACCATCCCGCCGGAGGTGGTCAACAACATGGGCAACATCAACAGCGCCGGGCTGCGCAACGCCGTGATGAAGACGCTCTCACCGCGCGCCGACAAGGAGCTCGACGGCTGGCTGCAGGCCGAAGCCCACCGCCTGATCGACGCGTTGGAAGCGCAGGGCGCGCCCGGCGAACTGCGCGGCGGCTTCACCGAGCCGTACTCGGCCGCGTTGCACTGCCGACTGCTCGGCATCCCGTCCGACGACTGGCGGCGGCTGATGTCCGGCATCGACGTGGCCTTCCTGACCAGCCCGGTGCCCTTCGAGGGGGCGACGCCCAACTGGTACAAGGACCTCGGCTACATGCTCGGGAAGCTCAACGCCGATCCGGAGCCGGCGGACGGGCTGTTCGGGCGGTTCGCGGAACTGCGCCGATCGCCCGACGTCTCGGACCGGGTGAGCGACGAACTGCTCGCCACCGTCGCCCTGTCGTTGTTCGGCGCTGGCGCGGTGTCCACCTCGGCGTTCCTGCTGTGCGCCGTCATCTACCTGTGCGAGCAGCCGGAACTCGCCGAGCGCTTGCGGCAGGAGCCCAAGCTGGTCGGCCGTGCGGTGGACGAGGTGCTGCGGGTCAACCTGTCGATCGGCGACGCGCTGCCGCGGCTGGCGCTCGCGGACGTCCGGGTCGGTGATGTCCTGGTCAAGAAGGGCGAGTTGGTGCTCGTCCTGGTCGAGGGTGCCAACTACGACCCGGCGGTCTTCCCGGACCCGAAGCGGATCGACTTCGACCGGCCGGAGAACCCGCATCTCGCCTTCGGCGCCGGCCGCCACTTCTGCCCGGCCTCGGCGCTCGGCCGTACGCATGCCGAGATCGCCGTCACCGCGCTGGTCGAACGGCTCCCGGAGCTGCGGCTCGCCGTGCCCGTCGAGCAGTTGGCCTGGCGGCCGGGGTTCATCAAGCGCCTGCCGGAGCGGCTGCCGGTGGTGTGGTGA
- a CDS encoding tRNA-dependent cyclodipeptide synthase, which produces MRQTVPDDGPITTPMGLYEALPYSRRCREIWQRGEHLLIGVSPGNSYFSHRRIAELVGWGLEFFERIDIVYADLLIATQFEAFGYAPEHAQRRAAKEVRATARRIERGVAEYGHRNSVRVHALSEFTATDAYRRLHRQAVDGLRVDPVYRTAAESMARGFLAARLGEGLAPTELQLAAGLRYITAELPFFLDTPALLGVPSSVSCYHLQLPLTPVLFGRDEGVRAAARQAYAVVRPAEVSSVPAAAAVVAGAARTA; this is translated from the coding sequence ATGCGCCAAACTGTCCCGGACGACGGGCCGATAACCACCCCGATGGGCCTGTACGAGGCCCTCCCGTACTCCCGCCGATGCCGGGAGATCTGGCAGCGGGGCGAGCACCTGCTCATCGGCGTCAGTCCGGGGAACAGCTATTTCAGTCACCGTCGGATAGCCGAACTCGTCGGGTGGGGGCTGGAGTTCTTCGAGCGCATCGACATCGTGTACGCGGACCTCCTGATCGCGACCCAGTTCGAGGCCTTCGGCTACGCCCCCGAGCACGCGCAGCGGCGGGCCGCCAAGGAGGTCAGGGCCACCGCCCGCCGGATCGAGCGGGGCGTGGCGGAGTACGGACACCGGAACTCCGTACGGGTGCACGCCCTGTCCGAGTTCACCGCCACCGACGCCTACCGGCGGCTGCACCGCCAGGCCGTCGACGGCCTGCGGGTCGACCCGGTGTACCGGACCGCCGCGGAGAGCATGGCGCGCGGATTCCTGGCGGCCCGGCTGGGCGAAGGGCTGGCGCCGACGGAGCTCCAACTCGCCGCCGGACTGCGCTACATCACGGCCGAGCTGCCGTTCTTCCTGGACACGCCAGCGCTGCTCGGCGTGCCGTCCTCGGTCAGCTGCTACCACCTGCAACTTCCCCTCACCCCGGTCCTGTTCGGGCGGGACGAGGGGGTGCGGGCGGCGGCCCGCCAGGCCTATGCGGTGGTCCGGCCGGCCGAGGTGTCCTCGGTCCCGGCCGCGGCCGCCGTCGTGGCCGGGGCCGCCCGGACCGCATAG
- a CDS encoding pyridoxal phosphate-dependent decarboxylase family protein has product MSGTGPGPIGLPGGEVPADALAGGAGGPGALGPLLATVLDALDAGTAMRSGPLPAGSPAEITALVGDALATADGRSALARLTELLAYGAADPADPACAAHLHCPPLAVAAAADLAVSALNPSQDSWDQAPAATALETALLAELAELVGYDPRRSAGVLTSGGTESNLMGLMLARDQKLDGIVELDGIPAGVRPCIIASEAAHFSVQRAAALLGLGERAVVSVPVDRQLRMRESDLERALAEASWAGRHPIAVVATAGTTDTGAIDPLPTAADLAGRYGAWLHVDAAYGGGALLSDRLAPLLDGIARADSVSLDWHKLGWQPAAAGVFLVRRAETYVSLARRAEYLNPVDDEQAGYPSLLGRSLRTTRRADAFKLAVTLRTLGRDGLGRLVDACHDLAHAAADAVRADPSLELHDDPVLTTVLFRYRPPGVTDEAALDEVNGRLRRLLLRSGRAVVGRTELPGDGPGRVRLKLTLLNPHTTAGEVGALLREVVGAGRKVAGERAG; this is encoded by the coding sequence GTGAGCGGGACCGGACCCGGGCCGATCGGGTTGCCCGGGGGCGAGGTCCCCGCGGACGCCCTGGCCGGAGGCGCGGGCGGGCCCGGCGCGCTCGGGCCGCTGCTGGCCACCGTCCTGGACGCCCTCGACGCGGGCACCGCCATGCGCTCCGGACCGCTGCCGGCGGGCAGCCCGGCCGAGATCACCGCCCTGGTCGGTGACGCCCTGGCCACCGCCGACGGGCGCAGCGCACTCGCCCGTCTCACCGAACTCCTCGCCTACGGAGCCGCCGACCCCGCCGACCCGGCCTGCGCCGCACACCTGCACTGCCCGCCGCTCGCCGTCGCCGCCGCGGCCGACCTCGCCGTCAGCGCCCTCAACCCCTCGCAGGACTCCTGGGACCAGGCCCCCGCGGCCACGGCACTGGAAACCGCGCTGCTCGCCGAACTCGCCGAGCTGGTCGGCTACGACCCGCGGCGCTCCGCCGGAGTCCTCACCTCCGGCGGCACCGAGTCCAACCTGATGGGGCTCATGCTGGCGCGCGACCAGAAGCTCGACGGCATCGTGGAGTTGGACGGGATCCCGGCCGGCGTCCGCCCCTGCATCATCGCCTCCGAGGCCGCGCACTTCTCCGTCCAGCGCGCGGCCGCGCTGCTCGGACTCGGCGAACGGGCCGTTGTCTCCGTCCCGGTCGACCGACAACTCCGGATGCGGGAAAGCGACTTGGAGCGGGCGCTGGCCGAAGCCAGCTGGGCCGGCCGGCACCCGATCGCCGTGGTCGCCACCGCCGGCACCACCGACACCGGGGCGATCGACCCGCTGCCCACCGCCGCCGACCTCGCCGGGCGGTACGGCGCCTGGCTGCACGTGGACGCCGCGTACGGCGGCGGAGCCCTGCTCTCCGACCGGCTCGCCCCGCTGCTCGACGGCATCGCCCGCGCCGACTCGGTCTCCCTCGACTGGCACAAACTCGGCTGGCAACCGGCCGCCGCCGGAGTCTTCCTGGTCCGCCGCGCCGAAACGTACGTCTCGCTCGCCCGCCGCGCCGAATACCTGAATCCGGTCGACGACGAGCAGGCCGGCTACCCCAGCCTGCTCGGCCGCTCCCTGCGCACCACCCGCCGCGCCGACGCCTTCAAGCTCGCCGTCACCCTGCGCACCCTCGGGCGCGACGGCCTCGGCCGCCTCGTCGACGCCTGCCACGACCTCGCCCACGCCGCCGCCGACGCCGTCCGCGCCGACCCCTCGCTCGAACTCCACGACGACCCTGTCCTCACCACCGTCCTCTTCCGCTACCGCCCGCCGGGCGTCACGGACGAGGCGGCGCTGGACGAGGTGAACGGCCGGCTGCGGCGGTTGCTGCTGCGGAGCGGCCGGGCGGTGGTGGGGCGGACGGAGCTTCCCGGGGACGGGCCGGGGCGGGTGCGGTTGAAGCTCACGCTGCTCAATCCGCACACGACGGCGGGGGAGGTCGGCGCGCTGTTGCGCGAGGTGGTCGGCGCGGGCCGCAAGGTGGCGGGGGAACGGGCGGGGTAA
- a CDS encoding diaminobutyrate--2-oxoglutarate transaminase produces the protein MSLAAVPAQAASGAPAPAPVAGEAILRRQRVRESAARTYARSFPIVPVRANGMTVEGADGRRYLDCLSGAGTLALGHNHPVVLEAIRRTLDSGAPLHLLDLATAEKDDFTSALFESLPAEFAARARVHFCGPAGTDAVEAALKLMQTATGRSGALAFTGGYHGMTAGALALTGNVAVKEPLPGGGEVVRLPYPYGYRCPFGVGGEVGTELAATYVERLLDDPSGGVVPPAAMVLEAVQGEGGVVPAPDGWLREMRRITAERGIPLIVDEVQTGVGRTGAMWAVEHSGIVPDAMVLSKAIGGSLPLAVVVYREDYDGWRPGAHTGTFRGNTLAMAAGAATLRHVAANGLAERAAVVGERMAARLRELAGELPVIGDVRGRGLMLGVELVDPTAEPDSCGARPADPALAVRVREACLERGLIVELGGRHDAVLRLLPPLTITDEQAAAVLERLAEAIAAADRAAVGPAAGAPAGAPAVLGAARGER, from the coding sequence GTGTCGCTCGCTGCCGTACCCGCCCAGGCCGCCTCCGGAGCCCCGGCTCCGGCCCCCGTTGCCGGTGAGGCCATCCTGCGTCGTCAGCGCGTCCGCGAGTCCGCCGCCAGAACGTACGCCCGCTCCTTCCCGATCGTCCCGGTCCGGGCCAACGGCATGACCGTCGAGGGCGCCGACGGCCGGCGCTACCTCGACTGTCTCTCCGGCGCCGGCACCCTCGCCCTCGGCCACAACCACCCGGTGGTGCTGGAGGCCATCCGCCGCACCCTGGACAGCGGCGCCCCGCTGCACCTGCTCGACCTCGCCACCGCCGAGAAGGACGACTTCACCAGCGCACTGTTCGAGAGCCTGCCCGCCGAGTTCGCCGCCCGCGCCCGGGTGCACTTCTGCGGACCGGCCGGCACCGACGCCGTCGAGGCCGCACTCAAGCTGATGCAGACCGCCACCGGCCGTTCCGGCGCACTCGCCTTCACCGGCGGGTACCACGGCATGACAGCCGGAGCCCTCGCGCTCACCGGCAACGTCGCCGTCAAGGAACCGCTGCCCGGCGGCGGAGAGGTCGTCCGGCTGCCCTACCCGTACGGCTACCGCTGCCCGTTCGGCGTCGGCGGCGAGGTCGGCACCGAACTCGCCGCGACCTACGTCGAGCGGCTGCTGGACGACCCGTCGGGCGGCGTGGTGCCGCCCGCCGCGATGGTCCTGGAAGCCGTCCAGGGCGAGGGCGGCGTGGTCCCCGCCCCCGACGGCTGGCTGCGCGAGATGCGCCGGATCACCGCCGAACGCGGCATCCCGCTGATCGTGGACGAGGTGCAGACCGGCGTCGGCCGCACCGGAGCGATGTGGGCGGTCGAGCACAGCGGCATCGTCCCGGACGCGATGGTGCTCTCCAAGGCCATCGGCGGCAGCCTGCCGCTCGCGGTCGTCGTCTACCGCGAGGACTACGACGGCTGGCGGCCCGGCGCCCACACCGGCACCTTCCGCGGCAACACCCTCGCCATGGCCGCAGGGGCCGCCACGCTCCGTCACGTCGCCGCGAACGGGCTCGCCGAACGCGCGGCCGTGGTCGGCGAGCGGATGGCGGCCCGGCTGCGCGAACTCGCCGGCGAGCTGCCGGTGATCGGCGACGTGCGCGGTCGGGGCCTGATGCTCGGCGTCGAACTGGTCGACCCGACGGCCGAACCCGACTCCTGCGGCGCCCGCCCGGCGGATCCCGCCCTCGCCGTACGGGTCCGGGAGGCGTGCCTGGAACGCGGGCTGATCGTCGAACTCGGCGGACGCCACGACGCCGTCCTGCGCCTGCTCCCGCCGCTCACCATCACGGACGAGCAGGCGGCGGCAGTGTTGGAGCGACTGGCGGAGGCGATCGCGGCGGCGGACCGGGCGGCTGTCGGGCCGGCTGCCGGCGCTCCTGCCGGTGCTCCTGCGGTCCTCGGTGCGGCGAGGGGGGAGCGGTGA
- a CDS encoding response regulator, which translates to MTPREGAGAAGISVLVVEDDPVAAAAHTLYVEREPGFHAAGTVHSCADALRFLDRARAAGTPVDLTLLDLYLPDGHGLQLCRTLRAAGHSTDVIAVTSARDLAMVRQAVSAGVVQYLLKPFSAAALHDRLERYARYRDSLGRTGEATGQDEVDQAFALLRTPERSTLPKGLSAHTLDTVASVLREAATGLSAAAAGAAAGVSRITARRYLEHLVDTGRAVREPQYGSVGRPELCYRWKATP; encoded by the coding sequence GTGACCCCGCGCGAGGGCGCCGGGGCGGCCGGGATCTCCGTCCTGGTCGTCGAGGACGACCCGGTCGCGGCCGCCGCCCACACGCTGTACGTGGAACGCGAACCCGGCTTCCACGCCGCCGGGACGGTCCACAGCTGCGCCGACGCCCTCCGCTTCCTGGACCGCGCCCGCGCCGCCGGGACACCGGTCGACCTCACCCTGCTCGACCTCTACCTCCCGGACGGCCACGGCCTGCAGCTGTGCCGCACGCTGCGCGCCGCCGGCCACAGCACCGACGTCATCGCGGTGACCTCGGCCCGCGACCTCGCGATGGTGCGGCAGGCGGTTTCGGCGGGCGTCGTGCAGTACCTGCTGAAACCGTTCAGCGCCGCCGCCCTGCACGACCGCCTGGAGCGCTACGCCCGCTACCGCGACAGCCTCGGGCGGACCGGCGAGGCGACCGGCCAGGACGAGGTCGACCAGGCGTTCGCCCTGCTCCGCACGCCCGAACGCAGCACTCTGCCCAAGGGACTGAGTGCACACACCCTGGACACCGTCGCCTCGGTGCTCCGGGAGGCCGCGACCGGACTCTCGGCGGCCGCCGCGGGCGCCGCCGCCGGGGTCTCGCGGATCACCGCGCGGCGCTACCTGGAGCACCTGGTGGACACCGGGCGGGCGGTGCGGGAGCCGCAGTACGGGAGTGTCGGGCGGCCGGAGCTCTGCTACCGGTGGAAGGCGACTCCCTGA
- a CDS encoding sensor histidine kinase, with protein MSERTAPTRSRRRWPPLPHRLVRSLAGQLFVVQVVIVAAVVAGGAVLAYLFTAGRAEDAARREVTAVAHAVAQSPSVRAAVTGPDPTAVLQPYVEQVRTDTGVSFITVMDTDGVRWTHPLPEQIGKRYLGHIDWALAGQTRSETYTGTLGPSVRVVTPVWDDRHRVVALVSAGITVQSISAQLSGPLLALVGVAVAALALGGAGTYLANSRLRRHTHGMGPDELSHLYEYHQATLHSVREGLVLLDRSYRVVLCNDAARELLGLDGEVDGRPVADLGLPEALVAAVLGREAVRDEVHLTDERVVVLNTSTIGTGLGRVVTLRDHTELQALSGELDSVRGFTDALGAQAHEAANRLHAVVSLIELGRHEQAVELATAELELAQQLTDRVVAAVGEPVLAALLLGKAAQAAERGVELSLTEDSRIDDGVLPPGLSARDLITVLGNLIDNAVDAAIAGAAQSPVPPEVTVTARIDGDGGAARGGAAGGGGDCLLLRVADTGAGIDPAAVEDVFRRGWSTKQDGRGHGLGLALVAQAARRNGGTVEVGRERGAVLTVRLPLAGREPGGRGGSGDAGSCSSGGRESGEPGGRAREGALA; from the coding sequence ATGTCCGAGCGCACCGCCCCCACCCGCTCGCGCCGCCGGTGGCCTCCCCTGCCGCACCGCCTGGTCCGCAGCCTCGCCGGGCAGCTGTTCGTCGTCCAGGTGGTGATCGTCGCCGCGGTCGTCGCGGGCGGCGCGGTGCTCGCCTACCTCTTCACCGCCGGCCGCGCCGAGGACGCCGCCCGGCGCGAGGTCACCGCGGTCGCCCACGCCGTCGCGCAGTCGCCGTCCGTCCGGGCCGCGGTCACCGGACCGGACCCGACCGCGGTGCTCCAGCCGTACGTCGAGCAGGTGCGGACGGACACCGGGGTCTCCTTCATCACCGTCATGGACACCGACGGCGTGCGCTGGACGCACCCGCTGCCCGAGCAGATCGGCAAACGCTACCTCGGGCACATCGACTGGGCGCTCGCCGGGCAGACCCGCAGCGAGACGTACACCGGCACGCTCGGGCCGTCCGTGCGGGTGGTCACGCCGGTGTGGGACGACCGGCACCGGGTGGTCGCGCTGGTCAGCGCGGGCATCACGGTCCAGTCGATCTCCGCGCAGCTGAGCGGGCCGCTGCTGGCCCTGGTCGGGGTGGCGGTGGCCGCGCTCGCGCTCGGAGGTGCCGGTACCTACCTCGCCAACTCCCGTCTGCGGCGGCACACTCACGGCATGGGGCCGGACGAGCTCAGCCACCTCTACGAGTACCACCAGGCCACGCTGCACTCGGTGCGCGAGGGGCTGGTCCTGCTCGACCGCTCGTACCGGGTGGTGCTGTGCAACGACGCCGCCCGCGAACTGCTCGGCCTGGACGGGGAGGTGGACGGTCGGCCGGTGGCGGACCTCGGTCTGCCGGAGGCGCTGGTGGCGGCCGTACTGGGCCGGGAGGCCGTCCGGGACGAGGTGCACCTGACCGACGAGCGGGTCGTGGTGCTCAACACCTCCACCATCGGCACCGGGCTCGGCCGGGTCGTCACCCTCCGGGACCACACCGAACTGCAGGCGCTCAGCGGCGAGTTGGACTCCGTACGCGGCTTCACCGATGCGCTCGGCGCACAGGCGCACGAGGCCGCCAACCGGCTGCACGCGGTCGTCTCGCTGATCGAACTCGGCCGCCACGAACAGGCGGTGGAGCTCGCCACCGCCGAACTCGAACTCGCCCAGCAGCTCACCGACCGGGTGGTCGCGGCGGTCGGCGAGCCGGTGCTGGCCGCACTGCTGCTCGGCAAGGCCGCCCAAGCCGCCGAGCGGGGCGTCGAGTTGAGCCTCACCGAGGACAGTCGGATCGACGACGGGGTGCTGCCGCCCGGGCTCTCCGCGCGGGACCTGATCACCGTGCTCGGCAACCTGATCGACAACGCCGTGGACGCCGCCATCGCCGGGGCCGCCCAGAGCCCCGTCCCGCCGGAGGTCACCGTCACGGCGCGGATCGACGGAGATGGCGGTGCTGCGCGTGGCGGCGCTGCGGGCGGCGGCGGGGACTGTCTGCTGCTGCGGGTCGCCGACACCGGCGCCGGCATCGACCCGGCCGCCGTCGAGGACGTGTTCCGCCGCGGCTGGAGCACCAAGCAGGACGGTCGCGGGCACGGCCTCGGGCTGGCACTGGTCGCCCAGGCCGCCCGGCGCAACGGCGGCACCGTCGAGGTCGGGCGGGAGCGCGGGGCGGTGCTCACGGTCCGGCTGCCACTGGCCGGACGGGAGCCGGGCGGGCGGGGCGGCTCGGGCGACGCGGGCAGCTGCAGCTCGGGCGGGCGAGAGTCGGGGGAGCCGGGCGGGCGCGCGCGGGAAGGGGCCCTGGCGTGA